Proteins encoded in a region of the Tripterygium wilfordii isolate XIE 37 chromosome 21, ASM1340144v1, whole genome shotgun sequence genome:
- the LOC119987765 gene encoding endoglucanase 11-like, giving the protein METKSVEISETSALLELVAYACLLIYTLFSLFVIPLCDSFDYGDALSKSLLYFESQRSGRLPHNQRVTWRHHSGLDDGLEQEVDLVGGYYDAGDNVKFGLPMAFTITMLSWGVMEFRQQIIDAGEFNHALEAIKWGADYFIKAHTYPNELWVEVGDGDTDHYCWQRPEDMTTSRLAYKVDTENPGSDVAGETAAAMAAAAIVFNQTNPHYSRLLLHHAQQLFEFGDKYRGKYDESVKVVKGHYTSGVSGYKDEMLWAAMWLYKATMQDKYLKYVLEKAHEFGGTTWAITEFSWDVKYAGLQIMASMFLLKEEKHKKHTNILKRYRSKAEFYLCACLGKNNETNVYRTPGGLLYIREWNNMQYVSTSAFLLTIYSDYLQASNQRLRCDQGELDPQEVFAFAKSQVDYILGANPMATSYLVGYGSKYPQRMHHRGASIVSYRGNKGFIGCTQGYDNWFSRAGPNPNVVIGALVGGPDRTDGFRDERWNFKQTEACTYNTAALVGVFAKLSGLECHEKPNFAASS; this is encoded by the exons CCGTTGTGTGACTCCTTTGACTATGGCGATGCTCTCTCAAAGAGTCTCCTCTATTTCGAATCTCAACGCTCCGGCCGGTTGCCTCACAACCAACGCGTCACTTGGCGCCACCATTCCGGCCTCGACGACGGCCTGGAACAAGAA GTGGATTTAGTGGGAGGTTACTACGATGCTGGAGACAACGTGAAATTTGGCCTGCCAATGGCGTTTACCATAACAATGCTTTCATGGGGAGTCATGGAATTCCGGCAACAAATCATCGATGCCGGAGAATTCAATCATGCATTGGAAGCGATCAAATGGGGTGCCGATTATTTCATCAAGGCTCACACATACCCTAATGAACTATGGGTTGAG GTGGGTGATGGTGACACTGATCACTATTGTTGGCAACGTCCGGAGGACATGACAACGTCAAGGCTAGCCTACAAGGTGGACACAGAAAACCCGGGTTCGGACGTCGCCGGTGAGACAGCAGCAGCAATGGCAGCTGCAGCAATTGTTTTTAATCAAACAAACCCACATTACTCTCGCCTACTATTGCACCATGCACAACAG TTGTTTGAGTTTGGTGACAAATATAGAGGAAAATATGACGAGAGTGTGAAAGTGGTGAAAGGGCACTACACTTCTGGGGTTAGTGGGTACAAAGATGAGATGTTGTGGGCAGCAATGTGGCTTTATAAGGCAACAATGCAAGACAAGTATTTGAAGTATGTGTTGGAGAAGGCTCATGAGTTTGGTGGGACTACTTGGGCTATCACTGAGTTTAGCTGGGATGTCAAGTATGCTGGTCTCCAAATCATGGCTTCCATG ttt TTGTTGAAggaagaaaaacacaagaaacaCACAAACATATTAAAACGGTACCGTTCAAAGGCTGAATTCTACTTATGTGCTTGTCTAGGCAAGAACAACGAGACTAACGTGTACCGCACACCAGGAGGCTTATTATACATCCGCGAATGGAACAACATGCAATATGTATCAACGTCTGCATTTCTCCTCACAATTTACTCTGACTATCTTCAAGCCTCAAATCAACGGCTAAGATGCGATCAGGGAGAATTAGACCCACAAGAAGTATTTGCCTTTGCGAAATCACAGGTTGATTACATCTTGGGAGCAAATCCAATGGCCACAAGCTACCTTGTTGGTTATGGTTCAAAGTACCCCCAAAGGATGCACCACAGAGGAGCATCAATTGTCTCTTATAGAGGGAACAAGGGTTTTATTGGGTGCACACAAGGCTATGATAACTGGTTTAGCCGGGCCGGGCCGAACCCGAATGTTGTGATTGGGGCCCTTGTTGGTGGGCCTGATAGAACGGATGGGTTTAGAGATGAGAGATGGAATTTTAAGCAGACTGAGGCTTGCACATACAACACAGCAGCACTAGTTGGAGTTTTTGCCAAATTGAGTGGGTTAGAGTGCCATGAGAAGCCAAATTTTGCTGCTTCTAGCTAA
- the LOC119990070 gene encoding uncharacterized protein LOC119990070 has translation MSGHLFLCKSPRSPSLLKPLTSYLHNPIKQCSDQASNKEGDKAKEFIEERAPSTAQVFKKFEEEKLKATKQGGGDSETIEQAREEVTHGDSKVGSAKERSKKAHEEDHI, from the exons ATGAGTGGCCATCTCTTCCTCTGCAAATCTCCAAGATCACCATCCCTTCTCAAGCCCTTAACATCATATCTCCACAACCCCATCAAG CAATGTAGTGACCAAGCAAGTAATAAGGAGGGAGACAAGGCCAAGGAATTCATAGAGGAGAGAGCGCCATCAACGGCGCAAGTGTTCAAAAAATTTGAAGAGGAGAAGCTCAAGGCGACAAAACAAGGTGGTGGAGATAGTGAGACAATTGAACAAGCCAGAGAAGAGGTCACTCATGGTGATTCTAAAGTTGGTTCTGCAAAAGAAAGGTCCAAGAAAGCACATGAAGAGGATCATATATAG
- the LOC119987764 gene encoding putative F-box protein At5g55150, which translates to MSTASSSWSTLIEELLESIFNCLEDSRDVFRCGLVCVSWRAVALKSYSKLIPCVLSSQRDEKTHTLFNIQTMETQKIQIPDYFPDIHCSTNYGWLIQFTEAGVDFNSDDDLPHKIHMLNLFSKAKVILPPTRNQIDKAATSTCPLNPECLVLVAYLCKYDYKLAFCKVGDENWTTLDRSYFVTEPQDCFLSVTWYKGKFYGVDADKRLFVCNLSSKMIELFCEEPFVIGFRFCETYLVESLFGELLLVFYYQRRQDIFKMYEFDFIAKKWYEVKNLRNQALFLSRDGSALSYIGNSKMVKRSCIIHFASRSYSFQCKYRHDLVVYDMETESFEFIPESTTIGFTEFYTHLIAPDLCH; encoded by the coding sequence ATGTCGACTGCATCGTCATCATGGTCTACCCTTATTGAAGAACTCCTGGAGTCAATTTTCAATTGCCTCGAAGACAGCAGAGATGTTTTTCGATGTGGGCTTGTATGCGTTTCATGGAGAGCAGTCGCTCTTAAGTCGTATAGTAAGTTGATTCCTTGCGTATTGTCTTCACAACGGGACGAAAAGACACACACTCTATTCAATATCCAAACAATggaaacacaaaaaattcagaTTCCAGATTATTTTCCAGACATACACTGCTCCACCAATTATGGTTGGCTCATACAATTCACAGAAGCCGGCGTGGATTTCAACTCCGATGATGATCTTCCGCATAAAATTCATATGTTGAATCTTTTTTCAAAAGCCAAAGTTATACTTCCTCCAACGCGTAACCAAATAGATAAAGCCGCTACGTCTACATGTCCATTGAATCCAGAGTGTCTGGTTCTTGTCGCATACCTATGCAAGTACGACTACAAATTAGCTTTTTGTAAGGTTGGAGACGAAAATTGGACGACATTGGATAGAAGTTATTTTGTGACTGAACCCCAAGATTGTTTTCTTAGTGTTACCTGGTACAAGGGAAAATTCTATGGTGTCGATGCGGATAAACGTCTTTTTGTCTGCAACTTAAGTTCGAAGATGATAGAATTGTTCTGCGAAGAGCCGTTTGttatagggtttaggttttGCGAGACGTACTTGGTGGAGTCGTTGTTTGGTGAGCTTTTGTTGGTTTTCTATTATCAACGCCGACAGGACATTTTCAAAATGTATGAATTTGATTTCATAGCAAAAAAGTGGTACGAGGTGAAAAACTTGAGGAACCAAGCATTGTTTTTGAGTAGAGATGGCTCTGCACTATCCTATATAGGCAACTCCAAGATGGTAAAAAGAAGTTGTATTATACATTTCGCGAGCAGGAGTTATTCTTTTCAGTGTAAATATCGTCATGATTTGGTGGTATATGATATGGAAACCGAGAGTTTCGAGTTCATTCCCGAGTCTACAACTATAGGCTTCACAGAATTCTACACTCATTTGATCGCGCCTGATCTATGTCATTAA
- the LOC119989049 gene encoding aspartate carbamoyltransferase 2, chloroplastic-like encodes MAVSSSFSTCMLYGRPFGSELMNSNEDFMCNYSSLHDKVSFCSRSFSVSSGMRCSRLVQNSRLRDGIQCRALEIENKHLTSLVEKFELDDVIEAQQFDRDILSAIFEVAREMEKIEKNSPGSRILQGFLMATLFYEPSTRTRLSFESAMKRLGGEVLTTENAKEFSSAAKGETLEDTIRTVEGYSDIIVMRHFESGAARRAAAIAGIPIINAGDGPGQHPTQALLDVYTIEREIGKLDGITVGLVGDLANGRTVRSLAYLLAKYRDLKIYFVSPDVVKMKEDIKDYLTSKGVEWEESADLMEVASKCDVVYQTRIQRERFGERVDLYEEARGKYIVDMNVLNVMQKHAVVMHPLPRLDEISVDVDSDPRAAYFRQAKNGLYIRMALLKLLLVGW; translated from the exons ATGGCTGtttcatcttcattttctacCTGTATGCTCTACGGGCGCCCTTTTGGTTCGGAATTAATGAATAGCAATGAAGATTTCATGTGTAATTATTCAAGCCTCCATGATAAAGTTTCGTTTTGTTCGAGGTCATTTTCTGTGTCTAGTGGCATGAGATGTTCAAGACTGGTTCAAAATAGCAGGCTGAGGGACGGTATCCAGTGTCGTGCATTGGAGATTGAAAATAAGCATTTGACTTCTTTGGTAGAGAAGTTTGAACTTGATGATGTGATTGAAGCTCAACAGTTTGATAGAGATATTCTCAGTGCCATATTTGAAGTTGCACGCGAAATGGAGAAGATTGAAAAGAATTCTCCTGGAAGTCGAATTCTTCAGGGTTTTCTAATGGCTACCCTATTTTATGAGCCCTCTACTCGTACTAGGCTTTCATTTGAGTCTGCCATGAAACGACTGGGTGGGGAAGTTTTGACTACTGAGAATGCTAAAGAATTTTCATCAGCAGCAAAAGGGGAGACGCTTGAAG ATACCATAAGAACTGTTGAGGGGTATTCAGACATAATAGTTATGAGGCATTTTGAAAGTGGTGCTGCTAGAAGAGCAGCAGCAATAGCTGGAATTCCCATTATTAATGCAGGGGATGGTCCCGGACAACATCCAACTCAG GCTCTTTTGGATGTATATACGATTGAAAGGGAGATAGGGAAACTTGATGGCATCACAGTTGGCCTTGTGGGGGATCTTGCAAATGGAAGGACTGTCCGGTCCCTCGCTTACTTACTTGCCAAGTACCGAGATCTGAAAATATACTTTGTTTCTCCTGATGTTGTGAAAATGAAG GAAGATATAAAGGACTATCTCACATCAAAGGGAGTAGAATGGGAAGAAAGCGCTGACCTTATGGAGGTGGCTTCTAAATGTGATGTGGTGTATCAAACACGCATTCAGCGAGAACGGTTTGGAGAAAGGGTTGACCTTTATGAAGAAGCTCGAGGCAAGTACATTGTGGATATGAATGTTTTGAATGTCATGCAGAAGCATGCTGTGGTGATGCACCCCCTACCTAGGCTTGATGAG ATTAGTGTGGATGTTGATTCAGATCCAAGAGCTGCCTATTTCAGACAAGCGAAAAATGGTCTCTATATCCGAATGGCCCTTCTAAAACTCCTACTTGTTGGGTGGTAA
- the LOC119988332 gene encoding CCR4-NOT transcription complex subunit 9-like translates to MANLPQSLSINTPFGGGGGGPTATTQPGKERKMASAEQLVLDLSNPEHRENALLELSKKRELFQDLAPLLWNSFGTIAALLQEIVSIYPVLSPPNLTPVQSNRVCNALALLQCVASHPDTRMLFLNAHIPLYLYPFLNTTSKSRPFEYLRLTSLGVIGALVKVDDTEVISFLLSTEIIPLCLRTMEMGSELSKTVATFIVQKILLDDVGLDYICTTAERFFAVGRVLGNMVASLAEQPSSRLLKHIIRCYLRLSDNPRACDALRSCLPDMLRDATFNSCLREDPTTRRWLQQLLHNVGVNVNLNRVQASLQPGGGFDHMLVN, encoded by the exons ATGGCCAATCTGCCCCagtctctctccataaacactccgtttggtggtggtggtggtggacccACCGCGACTACTCAGCCGGGGAAGGAACGCAAAATGGCGTCGGCGGAGCAGTTGGTGCTCGACCTCAGTAATCCTGAACATCGAGAGAATGCTCTCTTGGAGCTTTCCAAG AAGAGAGAATTGTTTCAAGATTTGGCTCCATTGCTGTGGAACTCTTTTGGTACTATTGCTGCACTGTTACAG GAGATAGTTTCAATATACCCTGTTTTATCACCACCAAACCTGACTCCAGTTCAATCAAATCGCGTTTGCAATGCTCTTGCTCTTCTTCAG TGTGTAGCCTCTCATCCAGACACAAGGATGTTGTTCCTCAATG CTCATATACCTTTGTATTTATACCCTTTCCTCAATACAACTAGTAAGTCAAGGCCATTTGAGTACTTGAGGCTTACCAGCTTAGGGGTCATTGGTGCGCTGGTTAAG GTTGATGATACTGAAGTTATCAGCTTCCTTCTATCGACAGAAATAATTCCCTTGTGCCTGCGAACCATGGAGATGGGCAGTGAATTGTCGAAAACA GTTGCCACATTTATCGTCCAAAAGATTTTGTTGGATGATGTGGGCTTGGACTACATTTGTACTACAGCAGAGCGGTTTTTCGCTGTAGGTCGAGTTTTAGGGAACATGGTCGCATCACTTGCAGAACAACCCTCATCGCGGTTGTTGAAACACATCATACGGTGTTATCTTCGTTTGTCAGACAATCCTAG GGCTTGTGATGCATTAAGAAGTTGCCTCCCAGACATGCTAAGAGATGCTACCTTCAATAGCTGCCTTCGT GAAGATCCAACAACAAGGAGGTGGCTGCAACAGTTGCTTCACAATGTTGGGGTGAACGTGAACTTGAATCGTGTTCAAGCATCCCTTCAACCTGGGGGAGGATTTGATCATATGCTGGTGAACTAG
- the LOC119988553 gene encoding uncharacterized membrane protein YuiD-like isoform X2 — MCRYKDRKWDFRKMLGSGGMPSSHSALVTALAVAVGLQEGTETPAFAIALVVACVVMYDASGVRLHAGRQAELLNQIVCELPPEHPISNVRPLRDKLGHTPVQVGAGAVLGCIVAIVTRSWS; from the exons ATGTGCAGGTACAAGGATAGGAAATGGGACTTCAGAAAGATGCTTGGGTCAGGGGGCATGCCCTCATCACATTCGGCACTTGTGACAGCTCTTGCGGTTGCTGTTGGTTTACAAGAGGGAACTGAAACACCAGCCTTTGCTATTGCACTGGTTGTAGCATGTGTT GTAATGTATGATGCTTCTGGTGTAAGACTTCATGCTGGTCGTCAAGCTGAA TTACTAAATCAAATTGTGTGCGAGTTACCTCCTGAACACCCTATATCGAACGTGAGACCTTTAAGAGATAAGCTTGGTCATACTCCAGTTCAG GTGGGTGCCGGTGCTGTGCTGGGATGTATAGTGGCAATCGTCACGCGAAGTTGGAGTTAA
- the LOC119988553 gene encoding uncharacterized membrane protein YuiD-like isoform X1, whose amino-acid sequence MNEVITAGDASSSFRSVSSEPSVIPSNPILLCAFLALAIAQFLKPFTSWYKDRKWDFRKMLGSGGMPSSHSALVTALAVAVGLQEGTETPAFAIALVVACVVMYDASGVRLHAGRQAELLNQIVCELPPEHPISNVRPLRDKLGHTPVQVGAGAVLGCIVAIVTRSWS is encoded by the exons ATGAACGAAGTGATCACAGCCGGTGATGCGTCATCGAGCTTCCGATCGGTATCATCTGAGCCGTCCGTCATCCCCTCTAATCCCATTCTACTTTGTGCCTTCCTCGCTTTGGCCATCGCTCAGTTTCTCAAGCCTTTCACCTCCTG GTACAAGGATAGGAAATGGGACTTCAGAAAGATGCTTGGGTCAGGGGGCATGCCCTCATCACATTCGGCACTTGTGACAGCTCTTGCGGTTGCTGTTGGTTTACAAGAGGGAACTGAAACACCAGCCTTTGCTATTGCACTGGTTGTAGCATGTGTT GTAATGTATGATGCTTCTGGTGTAAGACTTCATGCTGGTCGTCAAGCTGAA TTACTAAATCAAATTGTGTGCGAGTTACCTCCTGAACACCCTATATCGAACGTGAGACCTTTAAGAGATAAGCTTGGTCATACTCCAGTTCAG GTGGGTGCCGGTGCTGTGCTGGGATGTATAGTGGCAATCGTCACGCGAAGTTGGAGTTAA
- the LOC119989048 gene encoding adenylyltransferase and sulfurtransferase MOCS3, whose amino-acid sequence MDSNGGGEVCRILRELKTLKASKSDIERRISDLEAQLRELNLNNGTVVPNGSSCTLMSTVDSGFGHGLSADMIYRYSRQLLIPSFGVQAQSNLLKSSILVVGAGGLGSPALLYLAACGVGRLGIVDHDVVELNNMHRQIIHTEAYIGQPKVKSAAASCRSINSTIQIVEHKEALCASNALEILSKYDIIVDATDNAPSRYMISDCCVVLGKPLVSGAAVGLEGQLTVYNYNGGPCYRCLFPTPPPTTACQRCSDSGVLGVVPGVIGVLQALETIKIAAAVGEPLSGRMLLFDALSARIRIVKIRGRSLQCEVCGENTAFTQKQFSEFDYENFTQSPLSTSPLKLNLLPADSRISSKEFKERIVNGEANVLVDVRPPHHYKIVSLPGSVNIPLSRLESRLPEISSFLNETKERKALNPDSVPSLYVICRRGNDSQRAVQLLHKMGFTIAKDIIGGLESWAQDVDQNFPTY is encoded by the exons ATGGATTCAAACGGAGGAGGAGAAGTGTGTAGGATCCTCCGCGAACTCAAGACCTTAAAGGCATCTAAGAGCGACATCGAGCGTCGAATTTCGGACCTAGAAGCTCAGCTCCGGGAGCTAAATCTCAACAACGGCACCGTCGTTCCTAATGGTTCCTCCTGCACTCTAATGTCCACCGTTGATTCTGGTTTTGGTCATGGACTTTCGGCGGATATGATTTACCGATATAGTCGCCAGCTCTTGATTCCTTCATTCGGTGTCCAAG CTCAATCAAATCTATTAAAGTCTTCAATTTTAGTTGTTGGAGCTGGGGGGTTGGGCTCGCCTGCCCTGCTATATCTTGCAGCTTGTGGTGTTG GTCGCTTAGGTATTGTTGATCATGATGTGGTTGAGCTAAATAATATGCACAGACAG ATTATACACACGGAAGCATATATTGGCCAACCAAAAGTGAAGTCTGCTGCTGCTTCCTGTCGCTC GATCAATTCCACGATACAAATTGTGGAACACAAAGAAGCTTTATGCGCATCCAATGCCTTGGAAATTTTGAGCAA GTATGACATAATAGTAGATGCAACAGATAATGCACCAAGTCGTTACATGATCAGTGATTGCTGCGTAGTGTTGGGAAAG CCTCTTGTATCTGGTGCTGCAGTGGGATTGGAAGGACAG CTTACAGTCTATAACTACAATGGAGGTCCGTGCTATCGGTGCCTATTTCCAACTCCACCACCTACAACAGCGTGTCAAAGATGTTCTGACAGTGGAGTTCTAGGAGTGG TTCCTGGTGTCATTGGTGTCCTTCAAGCACTAGAGACCATTAAAATTGCTGCAGCTGTTGGTGAACCACTCTCGGGCCGGATGCTTTTGTTTGATGCATTGTCAGCAAGGATTCGTATT GTCAAAATTAGAGGCAGGTCATTGCAATGTGAAGTTTGTGGAGAAAACACGGCATTCACCCAGAAGCAATTCAGTGAATTTGATTATGAGAATTTCACTCAATCCCCATTATCAACA TCTCCATTGAAGTTAAACCTGCTTCCGGCAGATAGTAGAATAAGCAGCAAGGAGTTCAAAGAGAGAATCGTTAATGGTGAAGCAAATGTGTTGGTTGATGTACGCCCCCCGCACCATTACAAGATTGTTTCCCTTCCCGGGTCCGTGAACATCCCATTGTCAAGATTGGAGTCCAGGTTGCCAGAAATCTCTTCATTtttaaatgaaacaaaagagCGCAAGGCGTTGAATCCTGATTCAGTTCCTAGCCTCTATGTAATATGTAGAAGAGGTAATGATTCACAGAGAGCTGTTCAGCTCCTCCACAAGATGGGTTTCACCATAGCCAAGGACATAATCGGAGGTCTCGAGTCCTGGGCCCAAGATGTGGATCAAAACTTCCCGACCTACTGA